In Janthinobacterium rivuli, a single genomic region encodes these proteins:
- a CDS encoding TIGR00730 family Rossman fold protein, producing the protein MKALCVYCGANAGVSPDYAVAARELARVLVAENISLVYGGGKVGLMGVIADEVLRLGGEVTGVIPTQLVEREVGHTGLTRQFIVKDMHERKAMMASLSDAFIAMPGGYGTLEELFEMLTWAQLGLHAKPIGLLNVDRFYDGLIAFVQNGKEQGFIRPQHAAFLNADADPATLVQRLKDCAP; encoded by the coding sequence ATCAAGGCTTTATGTGTGTACTGCGGCGCCAATGCGGGCGTCTCGCCGGACTATGCCGTGGCGGCGCGCGAACTGGCGCGCGTGCTGGTGGCGGAAAATATCTCGCTTGTGTATGGCGGCGGCAAGGTGGGTTTGATGGGCGTGATCGCCGATGAAGTGCTGCGCCTGGGCGGCGAGGTGACGGGCGTGATCCCCACCCAGCTGGTCGAGCGCGAAGTGGGCCATACGGGCTTGACGCGCCAGTTCATCGTGAAGGACATGCATGAGCGCAAGGCGATGATGGCCAGCCTGTCCGACGCCTTCATCGCCATGCCTGGCGGCTATGGCACCCTGGAAGAACTGTTCGAGATGCTCACCTGGGCCCAGCTGGGCTTGCACGCCAAGCCCATCGGCTTGCTCAATGTCGACCGTTTTTATGACGGCTTGATCGCCTTCGTGCAAAACGGCAAGGAGCAGGGTTTTATTCGCCCGCAGCACGCGGCCTTCCTGAATGCCGATGCCGACCCTGCGACCTTGGTGCAGCGCCTGAAAGATTGTGCGCCGTAA
- a CDS encoding PEP-CTERM sorting domain-containing protein, with amino-acid sequence MTFLRATAVAAILAAGGAQAQTTTIGFDALEHPGILGSVFNSYSEGGYDFDSSFLGLLSSAHQSNFAYAGSAGLGATLLTTTTLSRTDGAAFSLSSISLADFVSLPGAYDVTFVGHQVGGGTVSQTFSLDGSHTFSDYTFTGFNNLLSASWKEGALHTFQVDNIAASVSAVPEPATYGMMLGGLGLLAFLRRRKNAA; translated from the coding sequence ATGACCTTCCTGCGCGCGACCGCTGTCGCCGCCATCCTCGCCGCTGGCGGCGCCCAGGCACAAACCACGACCATCGGCTTCGATGCGCTGGAACATCCCGGCATCCTCGGTTCCGTCTTCAACTCCTACTCCGAAGGCGGCTACGATTTCGACAGCAGCTTCCTGGGCCTGTTGAGCTCCGCACATCAAAGCAACTTTGCCTACGCTGGCTCGGCCGGCCTGGGCGCCACGCTCCTGACGACGACAACCTTGAGCCGTACCGACGGCGCCGCTTTCTCGCTGAGCTCGATCAGTCTGGCTGACTTCGTGAGCTTGCCTGGCGCCTACGACGTGACCTTCGTCGGCCATCAGGTGGGCGGCGGCACGGTGAGCCAGACCTTCAGCCTCGATGGCAGCCATACCTTCAGCGATTACACGTTTACGGGTTTTAACAACCTGCTGTCGGCATCGTGGAAGGAAGGCGCCTTGCACACCTTCCAGGTCGACAATATCGCCGCCAGCGTGAGCGCCGTGCCGGAACCTGCCACCTACGGCATGATGCTGGGCGGACTGGGCCTGCTGGCCTTCCTGCGCCGCCGCAAGAACGCCGCCTGA
- a CDS encoding YgjP-like metallopeptidase domain-containing protein gives MQPSLKYLSAYSEQTQAQVRQLIAQDKLGDVLLKRYPSAHDVRNDKALYQYVQDLKNEFLRNAEPINKVAFDSKIHVIQHALGLHTSISRVQGGKLKAKHEIRVATIFKEVPLEFLRMIAVHELAHVKEKQHDKAFYKLCTYMEPQYHQYEFDVRLYLTQLDLSGQRLWS, from the coding sequence ATGCAGCCATCCCTGAAATACCTGAGCGCCTATTCCGAACAAACGCAAGCGCAAGTGCGGCAACTGATCGCGCAAGACAAGCTGGGCGACGTCCTGTTGAAACGCTATCCGAGCGCGCACGATGTACGCAACGACAAGGCTTTATACCAGTATGTACAGGACTTGAAGAATGAATTTCTGCGCAATGCCGAGCCCATCAACAAGGTGGCGTTCGACAGCAAGATCCATGTGATCCAGCATGCGCTGGGCTTGCATACCTCGATCTCGCGCGTGCAGGGTGGCAAGCTCAAGGCCAAGCACGAAATCCGCGTGGCCACCATATTCAAGGAAGTGCCGCTGGAATTCCTGCGCATGATCGCCGTGCACGAACTGGCGCATGTGAAGGAAAAGCAGCACGACAAGGCGTTCTACAAGCTGTGCACGTATATGGAACCGCAATACCACCAGTACGAATTCGACGTGCGCCTGTACCTGACCCAGCTCGACCTGTCAGGCCAGCGCCTGTGGTCATGA
- a CDS encoding KGG domain-containing protein: protein MANNQGNEQGKGTGSSQKAGESGSGKGTSKRGFAAMNEEQQREIASKGGQAAHQKGTAHEFDSEEARRAGQKGGEAVSRNREHMAEIGRKGGESRQSAQRANENRSSTAARSGSTGRQGNKEEDDKG from the coding sequence ATGGCTAACAATCAAGGTAATGAACAGGGCAAAGGCACTGGCAGCAGCCAGAAAGCCGGCGAATCAGGCAGCGGCAAAGGCACGAGCAAGCGCGGCTTTGCCGCCATGAACGAGGAGCAGCAACGCGAAATCGCCAGCAAGGGCGGCCAGGCAGCCCATCAAAAGGGCACGGCCCATGAATTCGACTCGGAAGAAGCACGCCGGGCCGGGCAGAAAGGGGGCGAAGCCGTCAGCCGCAACCGCGAACACATGGCGGAAATTGGCCGCAAGGGCGGCGAAAGCCGGCAATCGGCCCAGCGCGCCAATGAAAACCGCAGCAGCACGGCGGCACGCAGCGGCAGCACTGGCCGGCAGGGCAACAAGGAGGAGGACGACAAGGGCTGA
- a CDS encoding phasin family protein, whose translation MFPNSISPALKSHLEAQLNFATDLSRKMFDTAQKMSELHVRLAQDLFQEWSDTNQQLLCARDTGEFLSTAAQLQPGGVRLRQYQQQLGNLVANANVEMNRTAETHIPEASRTAVAFADEVVRKTAEETEKATQRQREMIEKMHAAGHRNGAGHSRDTSRQSDQAH comes from the coding sequence ATGTTCCCTAACAGTATTAGCCCCGCGCTGAAGTCCCACCTGGAAGCCCAGCTCAATTTTGCCACCGACCTGTCACGCAAGATGTTCGACACGGCGCAGAAAATGAGCGAGCTTCATGTGCGGCTGGCGCAAGACCTGTTCCAGGAATGGAGCGACACCAATCAGCAACTGCTGTGCGCACGTGACACGGGCGAGTTCCTGTCGACAGCGGCCCAGCTGCAACCAGGCGGCGTGAGGCTGCGCCAGTACCAGCAGCAGCTCGGCAATCTGGTCGCCAATGCCAATGTCGAGATGAACCGCACTGCAGAAACGCATATCCCCGAAGCGAGCCGCACGGCCGTCGCCTTCGCGGACGAAGTGGTGCGCAAAACCGCCGAGGAAACGGAAAAAGCCACGCAGCGCCAGCGTGAAATGATCGAAAAAATGCACGCCGCGGGCCACCGCAATGGCGCGGGCCACAGCCGCGATACCAGCAGGCAATCCGATCAGGCGCATTGA
- the purU gene encoding formyltetrahydrofolate deformylase, with amino-acid sequence MTHPEYILTLSCLDQRGIVHRVSGFLAERGCNILDSAQFGDQESQLFFMRVHFALEDGAVSDAQLRSDFADLSQAMQLNGPFHGQLHDARVKPRVMLMVSKIGHCLNDLLFRYKSGLLNVEIPAIVSNHMEFYQLAASYNIPFHHLPLAAGAPEAAKLAQEAKIIDLMDTHKIDLVVLARYMQILSPGLCQALDGRAINIHHSFLPSFKGAKPYAQAHHRGVKLIGATAHFVTGDLDEGPIIEQDVERVDHAMDAETLTAIGRDVECVVLARAVKWFVEHRILKNGDKTVVFR; translated from the coding sequence ATGACGCATCCCGAATACATCCTGACCCTGTCCTGCCTGGACCAGCGCGGCATCGTGCACCGCGTGTCCGGCTTCCTGGCCGAACGCGGCTGCAACATCCTCGATTCCGCCCAGTTCGGCGACCAGGAATCCCAGCTGTTCTTCATGCGCGTGCATTTCGCGCTGGAAGACGGCGCCGTCAGCGACGCCCAGTTGCGCAGCGACTTCGCCGACCTGTCGCAAGCCATGCAGTTGAATGGCCCCTTCCATGGCCAGCTGCACGATGCGCGCGTCAAGCCGCGCGTCATGCTGATGGTGTCGAAGATCGGCCATTGCCTGAACGATTTGCTGTTCCGCTACAAGAGCGGCTTGCTGAACGTGGAAATTCCCGCCATCGTGTCGAACCACATGGAGTTCTACCAGCTGGCGGCCAGCTACAACATTCCCTTCCATCACTTGCCGCTGGCGGCCGGCGCGCCGGAAGCGGCCAAGCTGGCGCAGGAAGCGAAGATCATCGACTTGATGGACACGCACAAGATCGACCTGGTGGTGCTGGCGCGCTACATGCAGATCCTGTCGCCGGGCCTGTGCCAGGCGCTCGATGGCCGCGCCATCAATATCCACCATTCCTTCCTGCCCAGCTTCAAGGGCGCCAAGCCGTATGCGCAGGCGCATCACCGCGGCGTCAAGCTGATCGGCGCGACGGCCCACTTCGTCACGGGCGACCTGGACGAAGGCCCGATCATCGAGCAGGACGTCGAGCGCGTCGACCATGCGATGGATGCGGAAACCCTGACGGCCATCGGCCGCGACGTCGAGTGCGTGGTGCTGGCGCGCGCCGTGAAATGGTTCGTCGAGCACCGCATTCTGAAAAATGGCGACAAGACCGTGGTCTTCCGCTGA
- a CDS encoding YaeQ family protein has protein sequence MALKATIFKADLQIADMDRNYYQDHALTLARHPSETDERMMVRLLAFAIHADEALTFTKGLFDTEEPDLWQKDLTGAIQLWIEVGQPDEKRILKACGRSEQVIVYSYGATSHIWWKQIANKLERAKNLTVINLPSEAAQDMSKLAQRNMQLQCTIQDGQIWLTDSVNTVLIDREPVKPAR, from the coding sequence ATGGCCCTCAAAGCAACAATTTTCAAAGCCGATCTGCAGATCGCCGACATGGACCGCAATTACTACCAGGATCACGCGCTGACCCTGGCGCGCCACCCGTCCGAGACGGACGAGCGCATGATGGTGCGCCTGCTGGCGTTCGCCATCCACGCCGATGAGGCGCTGACGTTCACCAAGGGCCTGTTCGATACGGAAGAGCCCGACCTGTGGCAGAAAGACTTGACGGGCGCCATCCAGCTGTGGATCGAAGTGGGCCAGCCCGACGAAAAGCGCATCCTGAAGGCCTGTGGGCGTTCGGAACAGGTGATCGTCTACAGCTATGGCGCAACCAGCCACATCTGGTGGAAACAGATCGCCAACAAACTGGAACGGGCGAAGAACCTGACCGTGATCAACCTGCCATCGGAAGCGGCGCAGGACATGAGCAAGCTGGCGCAGCGCAACATGCAGCTGCAGTGCACGATCCAGGATGGCCAGATCTGGCTGACGGACAGCGTCAACACGGTTCTGATCGACCGCGAACCGGTCAAGCCGGCCCGCTGA
- a CDS encoding head GIN domain-containing protein encodes MTQPLFHRRHRHRRHASAAIALLLATCALAIPAAPALASPLDWISGNSIQGSGKLQKQTRDVGSFHAVALNVPGTVELRIGNTDSVTVEADDNILPLIETAVENGTLRIRPAKRNANFRQSSLTIVIQARQVERVSVGGSGNITATGLRAENLRFDVGGSGSIHARDLDSRQVSIAIGGSGSFKASGKTEQLTASIGGSGNIEAGRLAAREVQVSIGGSGEATVWAKDDLAISIGGSGEVSYYGDPRISRSMQRSSSIRRLGSAPN; translated from the coding sequence ATGACACAGCCACTTTTCCACCGCCGCCACCGCCACCGCCGCCACGCCAGCGCCGCGATCGCCCTGCTGCTGGCCACCTGCGCGCTGGCCATTCCGGCCGCGCCGGCGCTGGCGTCGCCGCTCGACTGGATTTCCGGCAACAGCATCCAGGGCAGCGGCAAGCTGCAAAAGCAGACGCGCGACGTGGGCAGCTTCCACGCCGTGGCGCTGAACGTGCCGGGCACGGTTGAGCTGCGCATCGGCAACACGGACAGCGTCACCGTCGAAGCGGACGACAATATCCTGCCGCTGATCGAGACGGCCGTGGAAAACGGCACCCTGCGCATCCGCCCCGCCAAGCGCAACGCCAACTTCCGCCAGAGCAGCCTGACCATCGTCATCCAGGCGCGCCAGGTGGAGCGCGTCAGCGTGGGCGGCTCGGGCAACATCACGGCAACGGGCTTGCGCGCCGAGAACCTGCGCTTCGACGTGGGCGGCTCCGGCTCCATCCATGCACGCGACCTCGACAGCCGCCAGGTCTCCATCGCCATCGGCGGCAGCGGCAGCTTCAAGGCCAGCGGCAAGACGGAGCAGCTGACGGCCTCGATCGGCGGCTCGGGCAATATCGAAGCGGGCCGCCTGGCCGCGCGCGAAGTGCAGGTGAGCATCGGCGGCTCGGGCGAAGCCACCGTGTGGGCCAAGGACGACCTGGCCATCAGCATCGGCGGTTCTGGCGAAGTGAGCTACTACGGCGATCCGCGCATCAGCCGCAGCATGCAGCGTTCGAGCAGCATCCGCCGCCTGGGCAGCGCGCCGAATTAA
- a CDS encoding SAM-dependent methyltransferase, with amino-acid sequence MLIITIKQGKEKSLLGQSWIYASAIEKVEGKPQEKMKPGSTAIVQSSSKQFIARAAYNSKSQIRARIWSFKEDEPVDHALIKRRVKAAIEKKLPAIKKAGENQLLTLIKGEDEGLPGLVVQLFGGVQGYLICEFNAGGVDAWKVAIVQSLMASTGCANVYERCDDLMRKGEGLPLIDGALAGEEPPDEVMLTDNGVRYALDLKTGHKSKFR; translated from the coding sequence ATGCTGATCATCACCATCAAACAGGGCAAGGAAAAGAGCTTGCTGGGCCAATCGTGGATTTACGCGTCCGCGATTGAAAAAGTCGAAGGCAAGCCGCAGGAAAAAATGAAGCCCGGCTCGACGGCCATCGTGCAAAGCTCGTCGAAGCAATTCATCGCCCGCGCCGCCTACAATTCGAAGTCGCAGATCCGCGCGCGCATCTGGAGCTTCAAGGAAGACGAACCGGTCGACCACGCGCTGATCAAGCGCCGGGTCAAGGCCGCCATCGAGAAAAAACTGCCAGCCATCAAGAAGGCGGGTGAAAACCAGCTGCTGACCCTGATCAAGGGCGAAGACGAGGGCTTGCCGGGCCTGGTGGTGCAGCTGTTCGGCGGCGTGCAAGGCTATCTGATCTGCGAATTCAACGCCGGCGGCGTCGACGCATGGAAAGTGGCCATCGTGCAATCGCTGATGGCCTCCACCGGTTGCGCCAATGTGTACGAGCGCTGCGACGACCTGATGCGCAAGGGCGAAGGCCTGCCCCTGATCGACGGCGCCCTGGCTGGCGAGGAGCCGCCCGATGAAGTCATGCTGACGGACAATGGCGTGCGTTATGCGCTGGATTTGAAGACGGGGCACAAAAGCAAGTTCCGCTGA
- a CDS encoding helix-turn-helix domain-containing protein, translating into MEALMHREMITEITVHYQALSRLVPLQAIPDAAAYEQAVSVLHQLLDAGAADEKHPLAGLVDSVGRLIADYDQEHFPPAPVSPAATLRLLMEQQALTQSDLPEVGTQGVVSEVLNGKRDLNVRQIKALAQRFDVPTSVFIA; encoded by the coding sequence ATGGAAGCCTTGATGCATCGTGAAATGATTACAGAAATCACTGTCCACTATCAAGCCTTGTCCAGGCTGGTTCCTCTGCAGGCGATTCCTGATGCGGCCGCTTATGAACAAGCTGTCAGCGTATTGCATCAGCTATTGGATGCCGGGGCGGCCGATGAAAAGCACCCTTTGGCCGGGCTGGTTGACAGTGTCGGCCGGCTGATAGCCGATTACGACCAGGAGCATTTTCCGCCCGCCCCCGTCTCGCCTGCCGCCACGCTTCGCCTGTTGATGGAGCAACAGGCGCTGACACAATCCGACCTGCCGGAAGTGGGAACCCAAGGCGTCGTGTCTGAAGTGCTCAACGGCAAACGGGACCTGAATGTGCGGCAAATCAAGGCTCTGGCGCAACGTTTCGACGTCCCCACCAGTGTTTTTATTGCATGA
- a CDS encoding type II toxin-antitoxin system HigB family toxin, translating to MRIVANKALMDFASRHPLAGEPMQAWRKIIESRSFANFAVMKSTFNATDHVGDYYVFNIGGNKYRIIAAIHFNRQLLFIREVLTHKEYDAWKP from the coding sequence ATGCGCATCGTCGCCAACAAAGCTTTGATGGATTTCGCCAGCAGGCATCCGCTGGCGGGCGAACCCATGCAGGCATGGCGCAAGATCATCGAATCGCGGTCATTTGCCAATTTTGCTGTGATGAAGTCGACATTTAACGCCACCGATCATGTTGGCGATTACTATGTTTTTAATATTGGCGGTAACAAGTACCGGATCATCGCCGCGATTCACTTCAATCGCCAGTTGCTGTTCATCCGGGAAGTGCTGACGCATAAGGAGTACGACGCATGGAAGCCTTGA
- a CDS encoding c-type cytochrome → MKKWMIAAGLLLIAGGSATFLLYPADDLGPAPVASPLSQEQLVARGAYLAKAGDCMACHTTRGGVPYAGGRALQTPFGKVLSPNITADKETGIGSWTADDFWRAIHNGKSKDGRLLYPAFPYTNYTKVQREDSDALYAYFQSVPPHRQANAPHALRFPYNQQVALAAWRALYFKPGVYQPLTNKSMEWNRGAYLVQGLGHCSACHSSRTTLGGSDDGLSGGLIPVLGWYAPSLTSDAEAGLGDWDTAHIVELLQTGVSPRATVFGPMAEVVRQSLQHMSHADVQAMAVYLKSLPGPAQAVKKAPRGTSEQATQQLALGAKLYEAQCASCHQADGKGVPPGYPPLAGNRALTTESAVNAIRLVLNGGFAPGTRGNPRPYGMPPFGPVMDDAEVAAVVTYLRASWGNDAPAVSALEVNKYRSVPLE, encoded by the coding sequence ATGAAAAAATGGATGATCGCGGCCGGTTTGCTGCTGATTGCCGGCGGCAGCGCCACATTCCTGCTGTATCCAGCCGACGACCTGGGCCCGGCACCCGTGGCCAGCCCCCTGAGCCAGGAACAGCTGGTCGCGCGCGGCGCCTATCTGGCCAAGGCGGGCGACTGCATGGCCTGCCACACGACGCGCGGCGGCGTGCCCTACGCGGGTGGCCGGGCCTTGCAGACGCCGTTCGGCAAGGTGCTCTCGCCCAACATCACGGCCGACAAGGAAACGGGCATCGGCAGCTGGACGGCCGACGATTTCTGGCGCGCCATCCACAACGGCAAGTCGAAGGATGGCCGGCTGCTGTATCCGGCCTTTCCCTACACCAACTACACCAAGGTGCAGCGCGAAGACAGCGACGCACTGTACGCGTATTTCCAGAGCGTGCCGCCGCACAGGCAGGCGAACGCGCCGCATGCGCTGCGCTTCCCCTACAACCAGCAGGTCGCGCTGGCCGCCTGGCGCGCCCTGTATTTCAAGCCGGGCGTGTACCAGCCGCTCACAAACAAAAGCATGGAATGGAACCGCGGCGCCTACCTGGTGCAGGGCCTGGGCCACTGCAGCGCCTGCCATAGCAGCCGTACCACCCTGGGCGGCAGCGACGACGGCCTGTCGGGCGGCCTGATCCCCGTGCTGGGCTGGTACGCGCCGTCGCTGACGTCGGACGCGGAAGCGGGCCTGGGCGACTGGGACACGGCGCATATCGTGGAATTGCTGCAAACAGGCGTGTCGCCGCGCGCCACCGTCTTCGGCCCCATGGCGGAAGTCGTGCGGCAAAGCTTGCAGCACATGAGCCACGCCGACGTGCAGGCGATGGCCGTCTACCTGAAGAGCCTGCCAGGCCCGGCACAAGCGGTGAAAAAGGCGCCGCGCGGCACGTCGGAGCAAGCCACGCAGCAACTGGCCTTGGGCGCGAAACTGTATGAGGCGCAATGCGCGAGCTGCCACCAGGCCGATGGCAAGGGCGTGCCGCCCGGCTACCCGCCGCTGGCCGGCAACCGCGCGCTGACGACGGAGTCGGCCGTGAACGCCATCCGCCTCGTGCTCAACGGCGGTTTCGCGCCCGGCACCCGCGGCAACCCGCGCCCCTACGGCATGCCGCCGTTCGGCCCCGTCATGGATGATGCGGAAGTGGCTGCCGTGGTCACGTATCTGCGCGCGTCGTGGGGCAATGATGCGCCGGCGGTGTCGGCGCTGGAGGTGAATAAATACCGCAGCGTGCCGCTGGAGTAA
- a CDS encoding c-type cytochrome, producing MLLHSPLALVLAIAAPTAISASHDSLEQRIKACTSCHAQQEKHDAFFPRIAGKPAGYLYNQLLNFREGRRQYPMMNYMVEHLPDDYLREIADYFAAQHPAPPPAQPSSAGTTALARGKELVLHGDAGKKIPACIACHGQQLAGVAPAIPGLLGLPRDYINAQLGAWKNGIRRAHSPDCMAQVAQRLSDADVGAVSAWLGTQVASADARPASSIALPLPLHCGGVPGSSAQVAP from the coding sequence ATGCTACTGCATTCTCCCCTCGCGCTGGTGCTGGCCATCGCCGCGCCCACTGCCATCTCCGCCAGCCACGACAGCCTGGAGCAGCGTATCAAGGCGTGCACGTCTTGCCATGCGCAGCAGGAAAAGCACGATGCCTTCTTTCCCCGCATCGCCGGCAAACCTGCAGGCTACCTGTACAACCAGCTGCTGAACTTTCGCGAGGGACGGCGCCAGTATCCGATGATGAACTATATGGTGGAACACTTGCCTGACGATTATCTGCGCGAAATCGCCGACTATTTTGCGGCGCAGCACCCGGCCCCGCCGCCGGCACAGCCCAGCAGCGCCGGCACGACGGCCCTGGCGCGTGGCAAGGAACTGGTGCTGCACGGCGACGCCGGCAAAAAGATTCCCGCCTGTATAGCCTGCCACGGCCAGCAACTGGCCGGCGTGGCGCCCGCCATCCCCGGCTTGCTGGGCTTGCCCCGCGACTATATCAACGCCCAGCTGGGCGCCTGGAAAAACGGTATCCGCCGCGCCCACTCTCCCGACTGCATGGCGCAAGTGGCGCAGCGCCTGTCGGACGCGGACGTGGGCGCCGTCTCGGCCTGGCTGGGCACGCAGGTGGCCAGCGCCGACGCGCGTCCCGCCAGCAGCATCGCCCTGCCCTTGCCGCTGCATTGCGGCGGCGTACCGGGCTCCAGCGCGCAGGTGGCGCCATGA
- a CDS encoding PLP-dependent aminotransferase family protein, protein MKRYEELAEEVAAMISTQLLLPGDKLPSVRQQHARRGVSPSTVFQAYYLLEARGMIVSRPRSGYYVAPQRAALAPEPDSSHPLDASTTVDVSDLVFEVLGAVGARDIVPFGSAFPSPHLFPMEKLARAVSASMRRLDPWSTVTDLSLGNAELRRQIALRYQQDGVPVSSDDIVITNGALEALNLCLQAVTRPGDTVLIESPSFYACLQALQRLELKAVEIATSPRDGVDLAALEELLQRHQPKACWLMTNFQNPLGSLMSPEKKRALVELLARHGVPLIEDDVYGELYFGKQRPGLTKSHDGAGLVMHCSSFSKTLAPGFRLGWAMAGRYTRQVERLKLTTSLSAPIPLQMALADYLAQGGYDRHLRQLRLTLAAQQNTMLQAIAVHFPPGTRVTRPQGGYFVWVEMPAGIDALALHRSALAAGISIAPGPIFSATRAFRHCIRLNYGHPWSAQLEAAIAALGRLAAQQLAP, encoded by the coding sequence TTGAAACGATATGAGGAATTGGCGGAAGAAGTGGCCGCCATGATCAGCACGCAGCTGTTGTTGCCAGGCGATAAATTGCCTTCCGTGCGCCAGCAGCATGCGCGCCGGGGCGTCAGTCCGTCGACGGTGTTCCAGGCCTATTATTTGCTCGAAGCGCGCGGCATGATCGTCTCGCGGCCCCGCTCCGGCTACTACGTGGCGCCGCAGCGCGCCGCGCTGGCGCCCGAGCCGGACAGTTCCCATCCGCTCGACGCCAGCACCACGGTCGACGTCAGCGACCTCGTGTTCGAGGTGCTGGGCGCCGTGGGGGCGCGCGATATCGTGCCGTTCGGCTCGGCGTTTCCCAGTCCGCACCTGTTCCCGATGGAAAAACTGGCGCGCGCCGTGTCGGCCAGCATGCGCCGCCTCGACCCGTGGAGCACCGTCACGGATTTATCCTTGGGCAATGCCGAGCTGCGCCGCCAGATCGCCCTGCGCTACCAGCAGGACGGCGTGCCCGTTTCCAGCGACGACATCGTCATCACGAATGGCGCGCTGGAAGCGCTGAACCTGTGCCTGCAAGCCGTCACGCGGCCTGGCGACACGGTGCTGATCGAGTCGCCCAGCTTCTATGCGTGCCTGCAGGCGCTGCAGCGGCTGGAACTGAAGGCGGTGGAAATTGCCACCAGCCCGCGCGACGGCGTCGACCTGGCGGCACTGGAAGAATTGCTGCAGCGACACCAGCCCAAGGCGTGCTGGCTGATGACGAATTTCCAGAATCCCCTGGGCAGCCTGATGTCGCCGGAAAAGAAGCGCGCACTGGTCGAATTGCTGGCGCGCCATGGCGTGCCGCTGATCGAGGATGACGTGTATGGCGAGCTGTACTTTGGCAAGCAGCGTCCGGGCCTGACGAAAAGCCATGACGGTGCGGGCCTGGTCATGCATTGCAGCTCGTTTTCCAAGACCCTGGCGCCCGGCTTCAGGCTGGGCTGGGCCATGGCGGGCCGCTACACGCGCCAGGTCGAGCGCCTGAAGCTGACCACCAGCCTGTCGGCGCCGATACCGTTGCAGATGGCGCTGGCCGACTACCTGGCGCAAGGCGGCTATGACCGCCATTTGCGCCAGCTGCGGCTGACCCTGGCGGCGCAGCAAAACACCATGCTGCAAGCCATTGCCGTGCATTTTCCGCCCGGCACGCGGGTGACGCGGCCGCAGGGCGGTTATTTCGTCTGGGTGGAGATGCCTGCCGGTATCGATGCGCTGGCCTTGCACCGCAGCGCGCTGGCGGCCGGCATCAGCATCGCGCCCGGCCCCATCTTTTCCGCCACGCGCGCGTTTCGCCACTGCATCCGCCTCAATTACGGCCATCCGTGGAGCGCGCAGCTGGAGGCGGCCATCGCCGCGCTGGGGCGGCTGGCGGCGCAGCAACTGGCGCCGTAG
- a CDS encoding SMI1/KNR4 family protein: protein MRKKNSTGTSAAAIAAAAQALGRPLPPSYAAWLLDNNGRALGALTLFPVYDADNPRKTWESIDRHYREGWQAWLDNFAGSGIDHASLLPFAQFGTGDYYCFDYAQSGPSGEPVVVLWSHETGTTSTVAPDFSAFLALPGRPG, encoded by the coding sequence ATGCGCAAGAAAAACAGCACCGGTACCAGCGCCGCAGCCATCGCCGCAGCCGCGCAGGCACTGGGCCGCCCGTTGCCGCCATCGTACGCGGCATGGCTGCTGGACAACAATGGCCGCGCACTGGGCGCACTGACCTTGTTTCCCGTCTATGACGCGGACAATCCGCGCAAGACCTGGGAATCGATAGACCGCCACTACCGCGAAGGCTGGCAGGCATGGCTGGACAACTTCGCCGGCAGCGGCATCGATCACGCCAGCCTGCTGCCCTTCGCGCAATTCGGCACGGGCGATTACTATTGTTTCGACTATGCCCAGTCTGGACCATCGGGCGAGCCGGTGGTCGTGCTGTGGTCGCACGAAACGGGAACCACCAGCACGGTGGCGCCCGACTTTAGCGCCTTTCTCGCCCTGCCCGGCCGTCCCGGCTGA